One part of the Streptomyces sp. AM 2-1-1 genome encodes these proteins:
- a CDS encoding GntR family transcriptional regulator, translating to MTFGEQPAYLRVASDLREKIVKGALPPHTRLPSQARIREEYGVSDTVALEARKVLMAEGLVEGRSGSGTYVRARPVPRRIARSGYRPGIGASPFRQEQTAEGVRGTWESRSEQEEASAETAARLGIEPGERVMRTRYVFRDAGEPMMLSTSWEPLSVTGRTPVMLPEEGPLGGCGVVDRMAAIDVVVDNVTEEVGARPGLADELGDLGGVPGHVVLVIVRTYYAGGRAVETADVVVPADRYRVAYHLPVK from the coding sequence GTGACGTTCGGTGAGCAGCCCGCCTATCTGCGCGTGGCGAGCGATCTGCGGGAGAAGATCGTCAAGGGAGCGCTGCCGCCCCATACCCGTCTGCCGTCCCAGGCGCGGATCCGGGAGGAGTACGGCGTGTCGGACACCGTCGCGCTGGAGGCGCGGAAGGTCCTCATGGCCGAGGGACTGGTGGAGGGGCGCTCCGGCTCCGGCACGTACGTCCGGGCCCGTCCGGTGCCCCGCCGGATCGCCCGGTCCGGCTACCGCCCGGGGATCGGCGCCAGTCCGTTCCGCCAGGAGCAGACCGCCGAGGGCGTGCGGGGCACCTGGGAGTCGAGGAGCGAGCAGGAGGAGGCGAGCGCGGAGACCGCCGCGCGCCTCGGCATCGAGCCCGGGGAGCGGGTGATGCGCACGCGGTACGTCTTCCGGGACGCCGGGGAGCCGATGATGCTCTCCACCTCCTGGGAGCCGCTCTCGGTGACCGGCCGGACCCCGGTGATGCTCCCCGAGGAGGGGCCGCTGGGCGGCTGCGGGGTGGTCGACCGGATGGCGGCGATCGATGTCGTGGTGGACAACGTGACCGAGGAGGTCGGTGCCCGGCCAGGGCTGGCGGACGAACTGGGAGACCTCGGGGGCGTGCCGGGTCACGTGGTCCTGGTCATCGTGCGCACCTACTACGCCGGCGGGCGTGCGGTGGAGACGGCGGACGTGGTGGTCCCCGCCGACCGCTACCGGGTCGCCTACCACCTGCCGGTCAAATGA
- a CDS encoding discoidin domain-containing protein: MRHARTTLVHGLAGALALLALPGPVAPVAARGATGAAPPSCTAPDTPVPLPRTPSDSAWELTSTRFGEAGGYDPYVGNGYLGHRIPPTGAGYAARPEKTGWPLYTPRYDGAFVTGLYGAEPGTTEGREVLAALPSWTPLDLRVGRETFGAGTPPGRISRYRQTLFFACGLVRTSLRWTAADGRATDLVYEVLTDRSDVHAGAVRLTLTPRWNGVATVTGRLDARGARRTVVAKDGTFRTRGTGVAGAVVQTMAPGPALTRELRMVAGRSYTVEKYVGVDTALTSRAPLASARAASRRAARRGWDRVLADSTALWRRAWSSDVLVPGAPDLQRWLRAAQYGLLAATRPGAADSVAPAGATSDTYAGLVFWDAETWMYPGLLATRPELARTVVEYRYRTRDAARANAAELGLDGLFYPWTSASRGRLDSECQSWDPPHCLTQIHLQGDVALAVWQYWLATGDRTWLGERGWPLLKGIADFWASRATANTDGSWSITNVAGPDEYSNGVTDGVFTNAVAATALRDAARAAALLGRPAPAAWRRIADGLRVPYDAGRRIFLQYAGYDGSTIKQADTVLLMYPLEWPMEPGAAAATLDFYAARTDPDGPAMTDSVHAIDAAAIGEPGCAAYTYLQRSVRPFMRGPFGLFSEARGAKSGTSDPLSGFPAEDFLTGKGGFLQVFTHGLTGLRLREDGIRLDPTLPPPLRAGVTLKGLRYRGRTYDIALGPSRTAVRLVSGAPFTVHTPAGPRRLEGTLVLPTRRPDLAPTDDVARCRTVTASSEAPGLYAEAAVDGSPATAWSPDGTTGTLTVRLDRALRIGSVTPLWSAVPPAGHTVEISVDGRSWRPYHPGATAREVRVTVVGPDTAKGTGIAELKVVAALPGS, translated from the coding sequence GTGAGACACGCGCGTACCACCCTCGTCCACGGCCTGGCCGGCGCTCTCGCCCTCCTGGCCCTTCCCGGCCCGGTGGCGCCGGTGGCCGCGCGGGGGGCTACCGGCGCCGCACCGCCCTCCTGCACGGCGCCGGACACCCCCGTCCCCCTCCCCCGCACGCCCTCCGACAGCGCCTGGGAGCTGACCTCGACCCGCTTCGGCGAGGCCGGGGGGTACGACCCGTACGTCGGCAACGGTTACCTGGGCCACCGGATCCCGCCGACCGGCGCCGGTTACGCGGCCCGCCCGGAGAAGACCGGGTGGCCGCTGTACACCCCGCGCTACGACGGGGCGTTCGTCACCGGTCTGTACGGGGCCGAGCCCGGCACCACCGAGGGGCGCGAGGTGCTCGCGGCGCTGCCGAGCTGGACGCCGCTCGACCTCCGCGTCGGGCGGGAGACCTTCGGCGCCGGCACCCCGCCCGGCCGGATCTCGCGCTACCGGCAGACCCTTTTCTTCGCCTGCGGCCTGGTCCGCACCTCACTGCGGTGGACCGCGGCCGACGGCCGGGCCACCGACCTGGTGTACGAGGTGCTGACGGACCGCTCGGACGTCCACGCCGGTGCCGTACGTCTGACGCTGACGCCCCGGTGGAACGGCGTGGCGACGGTCACCGGGCGGCTCGACGCACGGGGCGCCCGCCGGACGGTGGTGGCGAAGGACGGGACCTTCCGCACCCGCGGCACCGGGGTGGCCGGGGCCGTCGTCCAGACCATGGCGCCGGGCCCGGCGCTCACCCGGGAGCTGCGGATGGTCGCGGGGCGCTCGTACACCGTCGAGAAGTACGTGGGCGTGGACACCGCGCTCACCTCGCGCGCCCCGCTCGCCTCGGCGCGCGCCGCCTCACGGCGGGCCGCCCGGCGCGGCTGGGACCGGGTGCTGGCCGACAGCACGGCGCTCTGGCGGCGCGCCTGGTCCTCGGACGTGCTGGTGCCGGGCGCCCCGGACCTCCAGCGGTGGCTGCGGGCCGCGCAGTATGGGCTGCTGGCCGCCACCCGCCCCGGCGCGGCGGACAGTGTCGCGCCGGCCGGTGCGACCAGCGACACCTACGCGGGCCTGGTGTTCTGGGACGCCGAGACGTGGATGTACCCGGGGCTCCTGGCCACCCGCCCCGAGCTGGCCCGCACGGTGGTGGAGTACCGCTACCGCACCCGTGACGCGGCCCGCGCGAACGCCGCGGAGCTGGGACTGGACGGACTGTTCTACCCGTGGACCAGTGCGAGCCGGGGCCGGCTGGACTCCGAGTGCCAGAGCTGGGACCCACCGCACTGCCTCACCCAGATCCACCTGCAGGGCGATGTGGCGCTGGCGGTGTGGCAGTACTGGCTGGCCACCGGCGACCGCACCTGGCTCGGCGAGCGCGGCTGGCCGCTGCTGAAGGGGATCGCCGACTTCTGGGCGTCCCGCGCCACCGCGAACACGGACGGCAGCTGGTCGATCACGAACGTCGCCGGGCCCGACGAGTACAGCAACGGCGTCACGGACGGGGTCTTCACCAACGCGGTCGCCGCCACCGCCCTGCGCGACGCCGCACGCGCCGCCGCACTCCTCGGCCGGCCGGCGCCCGCGGCCTGGCGGCGGATCGCCGACGGGCTGCGCGTCCCGTACGACGCCGGGCGCCGGATCTTCCTCCAGTACGCCGGGTACGACGGCTCGACGATCAAGCAGGCCGACACGGTCCTGCTGATGTACCCGCTGGAGTGGCCGATGGAGCCGGGAGCCGCCGCCGCGACGCTCGACTTCTACGCCGCCCGCACCGATCCGGACGGCCCGGCCATGACCGACTCGGTACACGCGATCGACGCCGCCGCGATCGGGGAGCCGGGGTGCGCCGCGTACACGTACCTCCAACGGTCCGTACGCCCCTTCATGCGCGGCCCGTTCGGTCTCTTCTCCGAGGCGCGCGGTGCGAAGTCGGGCACCTCGGACCCGCTGTCGGGCTTCCCCGCCGAGGACTTCCTCACCGGCAAGGGCGGATTCCTTCAGGTCTTCACCCACGGCCTGACCGGGCTGCGGCTGCGCGAGGACGGCATCCGGCTCGATCCCACCCTCCCGCCGCCCCTGCGGGCGGGCGTCACGCTGAAGGGGCTGCGCTACCGGGGCCGTACCTACGACATCGCGCTCGGGCCCTCCCGGACCGCGGTGCGGCTGGTGTCGGGCGCGCCGTTCACGGTGCACACCCCGGCGGGTCCCCGGCGGCTGGAGGGCACCCTGGTCCTGCCGACCCGCCGCCCCGACCTGGCCCCCACCGACGACGTGGCCCGCTGCCGCACGGTGACGGCGTCCTCCGAGGCCCCCGGGCTCTACGCGGAGGCCGCGGTGGACGGTTCGCCCGCCACCGCCTGGTCGCCGGACGGGACCACCGGCACCCTGACCGTGCGGCTGGACCGCGCGCTGCGGATCGGCTCGGTGACCCCGCTCTGGAGCGCGGTGCCGCCCGCCGGCCACACGGTCGAGATTTCCGTGGACGGCCGTTCCTGGCGCCCCTACCACCCGGGCGCCACGGCCCGGGAGGTGCGGGTGACGGTGGTCGGGCCGGACACGGCGAAGGGCACGGGGATCGCGGAGCTGAAGGTGGTGGCGGCGCTGCCGGGGTCCTGA
- a CDS encoding HEXXH motif-containing putative peptide modification protein, with protein sequence MSPLPHVPPAPGNRTGPAPHRMAGALFDAVAAGGGGAEALRLLARAEHSRRLACLYAVREAGLDAGGAVARQTGEAWELIAAADRAAPAAVAAVLTHPSAGPTLLDLLTRLLRGPAGEEPPVHRLTALAAACAARAGVPGRTRWPVSGPWVTLPALGRARFPGARAGDTAELRVGAGGRATLRVPGAPGPGPLVVPAGDPYRTHDRWRGPVLLARLGPGAPLLLDTLDAPCFPNAPDRPRAVTEAQRRRWTSLAHDARALLRADHPEVWAELAAGPRLLVPLAGSGRGSVSGSSAETFGCVALSPPESAAGFAVTLAHEMQHTKLAALLHLFDFLEPGDGPLYYAPWRPDPRPLLGLVHGAYAHLGVARFWDRRRVTEPDPVLRADAHARFARWRTAARDAALLALGSGRLTPLGRRFGGHMLDTLEGLCALPVPPSAQRRAAAAAEAHRATWAGRTEQARRLPA encoded by the coding sequence GTGAGCCCGCTGCCCCACGTCCCTCCCGCCCCCGGGAACCGCACGGGCCCGGCGCCGCACCGCATGGCCGGCGCCCTGTTCGACGCCGTCGCCGCGGGTGGCGGCGGGGCGGAGGCGCTGCGCCTGCTGGCCCGCGCCGAACACAGCCGGCGTCTCGCCTGCCTGTACGCGGTGCGGGAGGCCGGCCTGGACGCCGGCGGCGCCGTGGCCCGGCAGACCGGCGAGGCCTGGGAGCTGATCGCCGCCGCGGACCGGGCCGCGCCGGCGGCGGTGGCCGCGGTGCTCACCCACCCGTCCGCCGGCCCCACCCTGCTCGACCTGCTCACCCGCCTGCTGCGCGGACCGGCCGGCGAGGAGCCGCCGGTGCACCGGCTCACCGCGCTCGCCGCCGCCTGCGCGGCCCGCGCCGGAGTGCCGGGCCGCACGCGCTGGCCGGTGTCCGGCCCCTGGGTGACCCTGCCCGCGCTCGGCCGGGCCCGGTTCCCCGGCGCCCGCGCCGGGGACACCGCCGAACTGCGCGTCGGGGCGGGAGGCCGCGCCACGCTCCGCGTACCGGGGGCTCCCGGCCCGGGCCCGCTCGTGGTGCCCGCCGGCGACCCGTACCGGACCCACGACCGGTGGCGCGGGCCCGTGCTCCTCGCCCGCCTCGGCCCCGGAGCCCCGCTGCTGCTCGACACCCTGGACGCGCCCTGCTTCCCGAACGCGCCGGACCGGCCCCGAGCCGTCACCGAGGCGCAGCGGCGCCGCTGGACCTCGCTCGCGCACGACGCCCGCGCACTGCTCCGCGCCGATCACCCCGAGGTCTGGGCCGAACTCGCCGCCGGACCCCGGCTGCTGGTGCCGCTCGCCGGATCCGGCCGGGGCAGCGTCAGCGGCAGCAGCGCCGAGACCTTCGGGTGCGTGGCGCTCTCGCCGCCCGAGTCCGCGGCCGGATTCGCCGTCACGCTGGCGCACGAGATGCAGCACACCAAACTCGCCGCCCTGCTCCACCTCTTCGACTTCCTCGAACCGGGCGACGGACCGCTCTACTACGCGCCCTGGCGACCCGACCCACGTCCCTTGCTCGGCCTGGTCCACGGGGCGTACGCCCACCTCGGCGTGGCGCGGTTCTGGGACCGGCGCCGCGTCACCGAGCCCGATCCGGTCCTGCGGGCCGACGCGCACGCCCGGTTCGCCCGCTGGCGGACCGCCGCCCGCGACGCCGCCCTGCTGGCCCTGGGCTCCGGGCGGCTCACCCCCCTCGGCCGACGCTTCGGCGGGCACATGCTGGACACCCTGGAAGGGCTCTGTGCGCTGCCCGTCCCGCCCTCCGCGCAGCGCCGGGCCGCGGCCGCCGCCGAGGCGCACCGGGCCACCTGGGCCGGCCGGACCGAGCAGGCCCGCCGACTGCCCGCCTGA
- a CDS encoding FxsB family cyclophane-forming radical SAM/SPASM peptide maturase: MSRAPARHPGEPPWPRARDVAAREAAGWTPHPLHSFVLKVHSRCDLACDYCYMYRSRDQSWRTQPRTMAPAVLARTAERIAAHLAAHGTREAGVVLHGGEPLLAGDEALARTARVLRAAVGGGVDLRLSLQTNGARLDERRLDLCGELGIRVGVSTDGGRAAQDRHRRSADGRGSHARVAAALRLLASEPYRPLFSGLLCVIDLRNDPVRTYEELLEHRPPSIDFLLPLANWHAPPPGLRPDGRRTPYADWLWAVFERWYGAPVRETGVRVLDDLLALLLGATPRTETMGLAPVRYAVVETDGSLAQDDTLRTAYHGAAGTGLHVDRDSFDALLRHPGIAARQWGVDGLCDRCRACPLHQVCGGGHYANRYHRATGFASPSVYCADLTALIRRVRGRLTADLEGASLPPREAA; the protein is encoded by the coding sequence ATGAGCAGAGCACCCGCACGGCACCCGGGTGAGCCGCCCTGGCCCCGGGCACGCGACGTGGCGGCCCGGGAGGCGGCCGGCTGGACCCCCCACCCGCTCCACTCCTTCGTCCTCAAGGTGCACAGCCGCTGCGACCTGGCCTGCGACTACTGCTACATGTACCGCTCGCGCGACCAGAGCTGGCGGACCCAGCCGCGCACCATGGCCCCCGCCGTCCTCGCCCGCACCGCGGAACGGATCGCCGCCCACCTGGCCGCGCACGGGACGCGGGAGGCGGGCGTCGTCCTGCACGGCGGGGAGCCCCTCCTCGCCGGTGACGAGGCACTCGCCCGCACCGCCCGTGTGCTGCGGGCCGCGGTGGGCGGGGGCGTGGACCTCCGGCTCTCGCTCCAGACCAACGGAGCGCGCCTCGACGAACGGCGGCTCGACCTCTGCGGGGAGCTGGGCATCCGGGTCGGCGTAAGCACCGACGGCGGCCGTGCCGCCCAGGACCGCCACCGCCGCTCCGCCGACGGACGCGGCAGCCACGCCCGGGTCGCCGCCGCGCTGCGCCTGCTCGCCTCGGAGCCCTACCGCCCCCTGTTCTCCGGCCTGTTGTGCGTGATCGACCTCCGCAACGACCCCGTGCGCACCTACGAGGAGCTCCTCGAACACCGGCCGCCCTCGATCGACTTCCTCCTCCCGCTCGCCAACTGGCACGCCCCGCCGCCCGGACTGCGGCCCGACGGCCGGCGCACCCCCTACGCGGACTGGCTCTGGGCGGTCTTCGAACGCTGGTACGGAGCCCCCGTGCGGGAGACCGGCGTACGCGTCCTCGACGACCTGCTGGCCCTGCTGCTCGGTGCCACGCCCCGCACGGAGACCATGGGGCTCGCCCCGGTCCGCTACGCGGTGGTCGAGACCGACGGATCGCTCGCCCAGGACGACACCCTGCGCACCGCCTACCACGGCGCCGCCGGCACCGGGCTGCACGTGGACCGCGACTCCTTCGACGCGCTGCTCCGCCACCCCGGCATCGCGGCCCGGCAGTGGGGCGTCGACGGACTCTGCGACCGCTGCCGCGCCTGCCCGCTCCACCAGGTCTGCGGCGGCGGCCACTACGCCAACCGCTACCACCGGGCGACCGGCTTCGCCTCGCCCAGCGTCTACTGCGCCGACCTCACCGCACTCATCCGACGGGTCCGCGGCCGGCTCACCGCGGACCTGGAGGGCGCGTCCCTCCCACCCCGGGAAGCCGCGTGA
- the fxsT gene encoding FxSxx-COOH system tetratricopeptide repeat protein, with product MPGISHPAPPGPFAVFFTTSESLGLSTTLRNVADVLAEGNRSVLLVNGRGPGRGDSGQVPDPVPGQVATTARTTPDTLTGLARDPSALRYDHVLVEAPLPDAPGAVHPGALAEFADSLVICFALTAWSIDGAAALADDLDSHRGGRTVTMLTLGLRSDIGVRDRLRDARERVRRRFAPIAQARGETGLPFLEIPYNPLYMDSRSLVVESEVIGNVTGMRPYYERVADRLRALQPARLTDVVLVHAARHASWAAWIEDRLADRGVRTELRRGDTYAGERPAPGTALLFLSPRDADDALLRQIGALSHTDVRIVLVDEPVPHTEAAHHERIDLRDATEGDALRILCTALGLPPGPDRAGPGGAPYPRLPEVINIPPRNREFTGRDAVLTSLDEELWAAGREGACLVLHGAGGSGTSETARELCHRIGARYDLVWWVRAWEGERIRRELHQLAGRLSTTEELTGRAAPGDDDAAVARLLARLTRPEAGAGRWLIVYDGVTDPAGLRGLLPVPHERGHVLIATRREPVPEPSAGAGGRGADRSAPRFVPFALAPMTPEEARVLLGDHLPDITADQALRVGSVTEFVPQALRLAAHCLAQRAALHRGVDHMGQDTANRAAVDDLLTLYRTHKSEMLAGAAAVSSVAVMVRVALEVARSTPGADAWKAENPAHEPLGWLLDAASLLTGRGMGLELLRSPRILSELARDDTAGPLPVDRSARDRTDDAHLPDEHMVSVALWSLAQVGLLEVDFDRRQQPLAQHHGLRDLIRAGMEPAAQQHVESVLRTTLAEYGPEKNQDLPADWAREVYSLRLWEDTRPRVRRSLLRHLHALSGRGENADLERVLDIAGRAREAWWTEGDEQSPEYLRLLNHTARAHRMRGDYADARRRSQEALRGHRRLLGPTHPRTLLSADSHAAILRALGRFDDALMELRPAMDGITLLLGDNHPATLQIEHNLALTEALTGRVAAATGRMQKRFRYRQAVGGEDDPVAWNSAELLAHLYRATGRAGESRDLLRRRLRRHGDTWDMTRLSTEVGLAVSERRLADARPANLDPVYGFEMAYERDQRALQLYVSRFGAERPETLRCRFSFAADLHALNKVDEAVRQAAQCGESLAARYGPGHPYTALNQVRQGVYLRAAGEPREAAELGRAALGLLVAKVGEGHFWVATAENSLAATLAADGRTGEAAALTLRALRRLRDLGVSHRPDGRRVQAHHARLTTGDTSVPEPRSGYDIDLELP from the coding sequence ATGCCAGGCATCTCTCACCCCGCTCCGCCGGGCCCGTTCGCCGTCTTCTTCACCACCTCGGAGAGCCTGGGCCTGAGTACCACCCTGCGCAACGTGGCGGACGTGCTCGCCGAGGGCAATCGCAGCGTGCTCCTGGTGAACGGGCGGGGGCCCGGCCGGGGCGACAGCGGGCAGGTGCCGGACCCGGTGCCGGGGCAGGTGGCCACCACGGCGCGGACCACCCCCGACACGCTCACCGGTCTCGCCCGGGACCCGTCGGCGCTCCGCTACGACCACGTGCTCGTGGAGGCGCCGCTGCCGGACGCCCCGGGTGCGGTCCACCCCGGCGCGCTCGCGGAGTTCGCCGACTCCCTCGTCATCTGCTTCGCGCTCACCGCCTGGTCCATCGACGGGGCCGCCGCCCTCGCCGACGACCTGGACTCCCACCGGGGTGGCCGGACCGTCACGATGCTCACCCTCGGCCTCCGCAGCGACATCGGGGTGCGCGACCGGTTGCGGGACGCCCGCGAGCGGGTGCGCCGGAGGTTCGCCCCGATCGCCCAGGCACGCGGGGAGACCGGGCTGCCGTTCCTGGAGATCCCGTACAACCCGCTCTACATGGACAGCCGCAGCCTCGTCGTGGAGAGCGAGGTCATCGGCAACGTCACCGGAATGCGTCCCTACTACGAGCGGGTCGCCGACCGGCTCCGCGCCCTCCAGCCCGCCCGGCTCACCGACGTCGTCCTGGTCCACGCGGCCCGCCACGCGTCCTGGGCCGCCTGGATCGAGGACCGGCTCGCCGACCGGGGCGTACGGACCGAACTGCGCCGGGGCGACACCTACGCGGGGGAGCGCCCCGCGCCCGGTACGGCGCTGCTCTTCCTCTCCCCGCGCGACGCGGACGACGCCCTGCTGCGGCAGATCGGCGCGCTCTCCCACACCGACGTGCGGATCGTCCTGGTGGACGAGCCGGTCCCGCACACCGAGGCCGCGCACCACGAGCGGATCGACCTGCGCGACGCCACCGAGGGCGACGCGCTGCGCATCCTCTGCACCGCCCTCGGCCTGCCCCCGGGGCCGGACCGCGCGGGACCGGGCGGCGCGCCCTACCCCAGGCTGCCCGAGGTCATCAACATCCCCCCGCGCAACCGTGAGTTCACCGGTCGGGACGCCGTACTGACCTCGCTGGACGAGGAGTTGTGGGCGGCGGGCCGCGAGGGTGCCTGCCTGGTGCTCCACGGCGCCGGCGGCTCGGGCACGAGCGAGACCGCCCGCGAGCTGTGCCACCGGATCGGCGCCCGTTACGACCTGGTCTGGTGGGTCCGCGCCTGGGAGGGCGAACGGATCCGCCGGGAGCTGCATCAGCTCGCCGGCCGCCTCTCCACGACCGAGGAGCTGACCGGACGCGCCGCCCCCGGGGACGACGACGCCGCCGTCGCCCGGCTGCTCGCCCGCCTGACCCGCCCCGAAGCGGGTGCGGGACGGTGGCTGATCGTCTACGACGGGGTCACCGACCCGGCCGGACTGCGCGGGCTGCTGCCCGTACCGCACGAGCGCGGCCACGTCCTGATCGCCACCCGCCGAGAGCCGGTACCGGAGCCGTCGGCCGGCGCGGGGGGAAGGGGCGCGGACCGGTCCGCGCCGCGTTTCGTCCCCTTCGCCCTGGCGCCCATGACGCCCGAGGAAGCCCGCGTCCTGCTGGGCGACCACCTCCCCGACATCACCGCCGACCAGGCCCTGCGGGTCGGCAGCGTCACGGAGTTCGTACCGCAGGCCCTGCGGCTGGCGGCGCACTGCCTGGCGCAGCGGGCCGCCCTGCACCGCGGCGTCGACCACATGGGCCAGGACACCGCGAACCGGGCGGCCGTGGACGACCTGCTGACGCTCTACCGCACCCACAAGTCGGAGATGCTCGCCGGGGCGGCGGCGGTCTCCTCCGTCGCCGTCATGGTGCGGGTGGCGCTGGAGGTCGCGCGGTCCACGCCGGGCGCGGACGCCTGGAAGGCGGAGAACCCGGCCCACGAGCCCCTCGGGTGGCTGCTCGACGCCGCGTCGCTCCTCACCGGCCGGGGCATGGGGCTGGAGCTGCTGCGCTCGCCGCGCATCCTGTCCGAACTGGCCCGTGACGACACGGCCGGCCCGTTGCCCGTCGACCGCTCGGCGCGCGACCGCACCGACGACGCGCACCTGCCCGACGAGCACATGGTCAGCGTCGCCCTCTGGTCGCTGGCCCAGGTCGGCCTGCTCGAAGTGGACTTCGACCGCAGGCAGCAGCCGCTGGCGCAGCACCACGGGCTGCGCGACCTGATCCGCGCGGGCATGGAGCCCGCCGCACAGCAGCACGTCGAGTCGGTGCTGCGCACCACCCTCGCCGAGTACGGCCCCGAGAAGAACCAGGACCTGCCCGCCGACTGGGCCCGCGAGGTGTACTCCCTGCGGCTGTGGGAGGACACCCGCCCCCGGGTGCGCCGCTCGCTGCTGCGCCACCTCCACGCGCTCAGCGGGCGCGGCGAGAACGCCGACCTGGAACGGGTCCTCGACATCGCTGGCCGGGCCCGGGAGGCCTGGTGGACCGAGGGTGACGAGCAGTCGCCGGAGTACCTGCGGCTGCTCAACCACACCGCCCGCGCCCACCGGATGCGCGGCGACTACGCCGACGCCCGCCGCCGCTCGCAGGAGGCGCTGCGCGGACACCGGCGGCTGCTGGGCCCCACCCACCCGCGCACGCTGCTCTCCGCCGACTCGCACGCGGCGATCCTGCGCGCGCTGGGACGGTTCGACGACGCGCTGATGGAGCTCAGGCCCGCCATGGACGGGATCACCCTGCTGCTCGGCGACAACCACCCGGCCACCCTGCAGATCGAGCACAACCTCGCCCTCACGGAGGCGCTCACCGGCCGGGTCGCGGCCGCCACGGGCCGGATGCAGAAGCGCTTCCGCTACCGGCAGGCGGTCGGCGGCGAGGACGACCCGGTGGCCTGGAACTCGGCCGAGCTGCTCGCCCATCTGTACCGGGCGACCGGGCGGGCCGGCGAGTCGCGGGACCTGCTGCGCCGCCGTCTGCGGCGGCACGGTGACACCTGGGACATGACCCGCCTCTCGACGGAGGTCGGGCTCGCCGTCAGCGAGCGCCGGCTCGCCGACGCCCGCCCGGCCAACCTGGACCCCGTGTACGGCTTCGAGATGGCGTACGAGCGCGACCAGCGGGCCCTGCAGCTGTACGTCTCGCGGTTCGGCGCGGAGCGGCCCGAGACGCTCCGCTGCCGGTTCAGCTTCGCCGCCGACCTGCACGCCCTGAACAAGGTGGACGAGGCCGTGCGGCAGGCCGCGCAGTGCGGTGAGTCGCTCGCCGCGCGGTACGGCCCGGGGCATCCGTACACCGCGCTGAACCAGGTGCGGCAGGGGGTGTACCTGCGGGCGGCGGGCGAGCCCCGGGAGGCGGCGGAGCTGGGCCGCGCCGCCCTGGGGCTGCTGGTCGCCAAGGTCGGCGAGGGCCACTTCTGGGTCGCCACCGCCGAGAACTCGCTCGCCGCCACCCTCGCGGCGGACGGCAGGACCGGGGAGGCCGCGGCCCTCACCCTCCGCGCCCTGCGCCGGCTGCGCGACCTGGGGGTCTCGCACCGCCCGGACGGCCGCCGGGTGCAGGCCCACCACGCCCGGCTGACGACCGGCGACACGTCCGTGCCGGAGCCCCGGTCGGGATACGACATCGATCTGGAACTGCCCTGA
- a CDS encoding cation:proton antiporter has translation MRKWWGAVRRKVPPAVPGIVLGAVGALVAGVLCGLAVDPSALAGTWGYTFGTSLLLAVGLYGSTYGIDLAALRADLGGVVAAVTLGVVLKAALIAGVMVLAFGRPAHLVLGIAVAQIDPLSVAALDRRGRMSERARSLLMAWAAFDDPMTVLLTLYAAGYAYAAAGHRGAPAIAGGGAGGWLTGLAMNAALLAGVVLLWWAWRRAAPALVSVPPFRRAGEVAAGLLVVLMLVLAAVGTLMLAVAVAGLVVRRRVFAKTLGRAVATAFLAASLVLGLFLAQGVALWPGLLLGATAFGAQALVALCVMPLFVRGLERRDRIVLGLGQQNGITAVLIALALEHDFPGTVAIVGPAVVTVNLLHATGQSLLARGAGPPGTRGEPRADQERHSSCDGPSDTDPRAAAPDPLGEAPGQESSGRAAA, from the coding sequence GTGCGGAAGTGGTGGGGCGCGGTGCGGCGGAAAGTGCCGCCGGCCGTTCCCGGCATCGTGCTCGGCGCCGTGGGCGCGCTGGTGGCCGGGGTGCTGTGCGGTCTCGCCGTCGACCCGTCGGCGTTGGCCGGTACCTGGGGGTACACCTTCGGGACGAGTCTCCTGCTGGCCGTGGGGCTGTACGGAAGCACCTACGGGATCGACCTCGCGGCGTTACGGGCCGACCTGGGCGGAGTGGTCGCGGCGGTGACCCTCGGCGTGGTGCTGAAGGCGGCGCTCATCGCCGGGGTGATGGTGCTGGCGTTCGGGCGGCCCGCCCATCTGGTGCTGGGCATCGCGGTGGCGCAGATCGACCCGCTCTCCGTCGCCGCGCTCGACCGGCGCGGGAGGATGTCCGAGCGGGCCCGCTCGCTGCTGATGGCGTGGGCGGCCTTCGACGACCCGATGACCGTCCTCCTGACGCTGTACGCGGCGGGGTACGCCTATGCGGCCGCGGGGCACCGGGGCGCGCCGGCGATCGCCGGGGGCGGCGCCGGGGGGTGGCTGACCGGACTCGCGATGAACGCGGCACTGCTGGCCGGCGTGGTGCTGCTGTGGTGGGCCTGGCGCCGGGCGGCGCCCGCGCTCGTGTCCGTACCGCCGTTCCGGCGCGCGGGGGAGGTGGCGGCGGGGCTCCTGGTCGTGCTGATGCTGGTGCTCGCGGCGGTGGGCACGCTGATGCTCGCGGTGGCGGTGGCCGGGCTGGTGGTGCGCCGACGGGTCTTCGCGAAGACGCTGGGCCGTGCGGTCGCCACCGCCTTCCTCGCCGCCTCCCTGGTACTCGGGCTCTTCCTCGCCCAAGGGGTCGCGCTGTGGCCCGGGCTGCTGCTCGGCGCCACGGCCTTCGGCGCCCAGGCGCTGGTCGCCCTGTGCGTCATGCCGCTCTTCGTACGCGGGTTGGAGCGGCGGGACCGGATCGTGCTGGGGCTCGGTCAGCAGAACGGCATCACCGCCGTGCTGATCGCCCTCGCCCTGGAACACGACTTCCCCGGCACGGTCGCCATCGTCGGACCCGCCGTCGTGACCGTCAACCTGCTCCACGCGACCGGTCAGTCGCTGCTCGCGCGCGGTGCGGGGCCGCCGGGGACGCGCGGGGAACCCCGGGCGGACCAAGAACGTCACTCCTCCTGCGACGGACCGTCGGACACCGACCCCCGCGCAGCGGCCCCGGACCCGCTCGGCGAGGCTCCGGGACAGGAATCCAGCGGACGGGCCGCCGCGTGA